In Peptococcus niger, a single window of DNA contains:
- the cydC gene encoding thiol reductant ABC exporter subunit CydC has translation MPWWEVKDMHEARAFLLGLLQPMKYRIFLGAFLVAATVFGNVGLLATSGVLLTRAAFKPELLLLMPLITGVRFFGTARAALRYAERLFNHSLAFRLLTGLREDLYRRLEPLVPDCVQGYSEGKLYNRLIGDVEILKFFYLRVVSLPLGTALVILGVAGYTALFVPAAGAFLAGALLLSVIAVPLATVRRQIQIDHKRRQLRDALSNAFGDLVHGLFEWQTSAGGDDRQDRVDALAQADLHEQGRGIWTERLAIHGLEFVAHETALVVLLFTLPPVHQGELSPWVLPMLTLVAMASFETVNQMPQALRECWMSIEAAKDLAAIQPPADMPAEGERKPASWDIDIRNLSFNYHRADQAVLKSLNLAITYGRHVAFVGSSGSGKTSLARLLLRLWRPDTGEILIGGVPLDDIDETCLRQHIGYLEQTPSFFNTSLRDNLRLADPQANDAELWQVLKDVHLYDLVASWEDGLDTSILENGCRLSGGERQRLALARIILQNPSVVILDEPLHNLDGVTSRMLEEFLATWAQAKTVILISHDLKTLPLVDFICLFQYGKILASGSHVELIQHSAEYRDLWQLEQERI, from the coding sequence ATGCCTTGGTGGGAGGTGAAAGACATGCATGAAGCGCGGGCATTTTTACTGGGACTTTTGCAGCCGATGAAATATCGGATTTTTCTCGGTGCCTTTTTAGTGGCGGCCACAGTTTTCGGCAATGTGGGCCTCTTGGCGACATCCGGCGTCCTGCTGACGCGGGCTGCCTTTAAGCCGGAACTCTTGCTCTTGATGCCGCTCATTACCGGGGTACGGTTTTTCGGGACGGCCCGGGCGGCTTTGCGCTATGCTGAACGTCTTTTTAACCATAGCCTTGCCTTTCGCTTGCTCACCGGTCTGCGGGAAGACTTGTACCGCCGGCTGGAACCTTTGGTACCGGACTGCGTACAAGGGTACTCTGAAGGCAAACTGTACAATCGGTTGATTGGCGATGTGGAAATCCTGAAATTCTTTTATTTGCGGGTGGTATCCCTACCCTTGGGCACTGCCCTTGTAATTCTAGGTGTTGCTGGTTATACGGCTCTCTTCGTTCCGGCGGCTGGCGCTTTTCTAGCAGGGGCTTTACTCCTTTCCGTTATCGCTGTGCCACTGGCAACGGTCCGCCGGCAAATACAAATTGACCATAAACGTCGCCAGCTGCGGGATGCCTTGTCCAATGCCTTTGGCGATCTGGTGCATGGCTTGTTTGAATGGCAAACATCCGCCGGCGGTGATGACCGTCAAGACCGGGTGGATGCGCTGGCACAAGCAGACTTACATGAACAAGGCAGGGGAATTTGGACGGAGCGCTTGGCCATTCACGGTTTGGAATTTGTGGCACACGAAACGGCTCTGGTGGTCTTACTTTTCACGCTGCCGCCGGTTCATCAAGGTGAACTGTCGCCTTGGGTGTTGCCAATGTTGACCCTGGTGGCCATGGCATCGTTTGAAACGGTTAATCAAATGCCACAAGCCCTTCGGGAATGTTGGATGTCCATAGAGGCGGCAAAAGACCTGGCCGCGATCCAGCCACCGGCGGATATGCCGGCAGAAGGTGAGCGAAAACCGGCTTCCTGGGATATTGACATAAGAAACCTTTCTTTTAATTATCATAGGGCGGACCAGGCTGTATTGAAGAGCCTTAACCTAGCCATTACTTATGGACGTCATGTCGCCTTTGTGGGCAGCAGTGGCAGCGGCAAAACCAGTCTGGCGCGTTTGCTGCTTCGCCTGTGGCGGCCGGATACAGGGGAAATTTTAATCGGCGGTGTGCCTTTGGATGACATCGACGAAACCTGCCTGCGTCAGCACATCGGTTACTTGGAACAAACGCCATCCTTTTTTAATACAAGCTTGCGGGATAATTTGCGGTTGGCCGATCCTCAAGCAAATGACGCAGAGCTTTGGCAAGTGCTTAAAGACGTTCACTTGTACGACTTGGTTGCCAGTTGGGAAGATGGGCTGGATACGTCTATTCTGGAAAATGGCTGCCGCTTATCCGGCGGTGAGCGGCAGCGCCTGGCACTGGCGCGCATTATTTTGCAAAATCCGTCTGTTGTTATTTTGGATGAACCCCTGCACAATTTGGATGGCGTCACCTCGCGCATGCTGGAAGAATTTTTAGCGACTTGGGCGCAGGCCAAGACGGTTATTTTGATCAGTCACGATCTAAAAACGTTACCCCTTGTTGACTTTATTTGCCTGTTTCAATATGGTAAAATATTAGCCAGTGGTTCACATGTGGAGCTCATTCAGCATTCGGCGGAATATCGTGACTTATGGCAGTTGGAGCAGGAACGTATTTAG
- the pgeF gene encoding peptidoglycan editing factor PgeF, whose amino-acid sequence MVELKTNGKITWLDIPEWQRHRGFVHAFSTRLGGVSPHPYRGLNLGLKTADDAANVRANRSLFMGEFGISADEAVSLSFVHSNEVAYIGAEDRGTGFLSVDSSSAEADGMITQAERCALFLTFADCPPVLFFDPIHRAIGACHAGWRGTLAGIAAKTARAMQLYFESDPARLEVVIGPCIAQEAFEVSTEVIEEVMAHSGDWMDLLKQSSNGERALFDIRRALTWQLEAAGVLPTNIGHVDLCTFARQDLFFSHRRSAGETGRMGAFIMLDSQR is encoded by the coding sequence ATGGTTGAATTAAAGACTAATGGCAAGATAACCTGGCTGGATATCCCCGAATGGCAACGGCATCGGGGATTTGTTCATGCCTTTTCCACGCGCCTCGGCGGTGTGAGCCCCCATCCCTACCGGGGGCTGAACCTGGGGCTTAAAACAGCCGATGATGCGGCCAATGTTCGTGCCAACCGGTCGCTTTTTATGGGTGAATTTGGTATTTCGGCAGATGAAGCGGTCAGCTTGTCCTTTGTGCACAGCAATGAGGTGGCTTATATTGGTGCGGAAGATCGGGGCACAGGTTTTTTAAGCGTTGATTCTTCGTCGGCGGAAGCAGACGGCATGATTACCCAGGCCGAGCGCTGTGCCTTGTTTTTGACCTTTGCAGATTGCCCGCCCGTTTTGTTTTTTGACCCCATTCACCGCGCCATCGGTGCCTGCCATGCCGGCTGGCGTGGTACTCTTGCCGGTATTGCGGCCAAGACAGCGCGTGCCATGCAGCTCTATTTTGAGAGTGATCCGGCGCGCCTTGAAGTGGTGATTGGTCCCTGCATTGCTCAAGAGGCCTTTGAGGTGTCAACAGAAGTGATTGAAGAGGTAATGGCCCATAGTGGCGACTGGATGGACCTTCTCAAGCAGAGCAGCAATGGGGAGAGGGCCTTGTTTGATATTCGCCGTGCGCTGACCTGGCAACTGGAAGCGGCCGGTGTCTTACCGACGAATATTGGTCACGTTGACCTCTGTACATTCGCCCGGCAGGATTTGTTCTTTTCTCACCGGCGCAGTGCCGGTGAAACCGGCCGCATGGGGGCTTTCATTATGCTGGACAGTCAACGATGA
- a CDS encoding ABC transporter substrate-binding protein, with the protein MNFKKIFSVVTLLAFSIGILTACGGQKAPVEASGQSSLAASDNGSDATLRVGVLSIDDVLPFVVAEKDGLFKKYGVNVKLFPFKSSIDQSKAFEAGQLDVVMNDMIVQGLMKKSGTDTRIISYAFGANPEEGRFLIVSSPKSDITSPEDLVGKRVAISNNTMMDFLLDEYLDYYKIDRDSVERVNMPDLMLRMETLLAGNDIDAAILPDPLASAAVAQGAKTVIDDTSLDKNFSQSVVLASADSIKNQPEMLKKFTQAYFDAMKRINDHPDQYKALALENAHVPDAIKSTYRMPTYTPNAVPTKEEVKRVTDWLVQRQLIDKAYTYEEMVDQQFIK; encoded by the coding sequence ATGAATTTTAAAAAGATTTTTTCTGTAGTAACCCTGTTGGCTTTTTCGATTGGCATCTTGACCGCTTGTGGTGGCCAGAAAGCACCGGTAGAGGCCAGCGGCCAATCTTCCCTTGCTGCATCTGATAATGGGAGCGATGCTACCTTGCGAGTTGGGGTCCTCTCTATTGATGATGTCCTGCCCTTTGTCGTCGCTGAAAAAGACGGCCTGTTTAAAAAATACGGTGTTAATGTTAAGCTCTTCCCCTTTAAAAGCAGTATTGATCAATCCAAGGCCTTTGAAGCTGGTCAGTTGGATGTGGTCATGAATGACATGATTGTTCAAGGGCTGATGAAAAAAAGCGGGACGGACACACGGATTATTTCTTATGCATTTGGCGCTAATCCTGAAGAAGGACGCTTTTTAATTGTATCCTCTCCAAAAAGCGACATTACCTCACCGGAAGATTTGGTTGGCAAACGGGTGGCCATCTCCAATAACACCATGATGGATTTTCTCTTGGACGAGTATCTGGATTACTACAAGATTGACCGCGACAGCGTTGAACGGGTCAATATGCCGGATTTAATGCTGCGCATGGAAACCTTGCTTGCCGGCAACGACATTGATGCGGCCATATTGCCGGATCCATTGGCCAGTGCTGCTGTGGCCCAAGGGGCCAAGACGGTCATTGACGATACAAGCTTAGATAAAAACTTTTCACAATCGGTGGTTTTGGCGTCAGCAGACAGCATTAAAAACCAGCCGGAAATGCTGAAAAAATTTACTCAAGCTTATTTTGACGCCATGAAACGCATTAATGACCATCCGGATCAATATAAGGCCTTGGCCCTTGAAAATGCTCATGTGCCGGATGCGATTAAGTCCACTTATCGGATGCCGACATATACCCCAAATGCAGTGCCAACCAAGGAAGAGGTTAAACGTGTCACGGACTGGCTCGTTCAGCGGCAATTGATTGACAAAGCCTATACTTATGAGGAAATGGTGGACCAACAATTTATTAAATAG
- the cydB gene encoding cytochrome d ubiquinol oxidase subunit II — MDLNIIWFILVTVLFIGFFFLEGFDYGVGALIPIVGKTDEEKRVVLNTIGPFWDGNEVWLITAGGAIFAAFPHVYATLFSGFYLALFLILVCLILRACGIEFRSKRAESSWRNNWDKVISVTSLLSAVLWGVAVANLVAGVPIDQNMEFVGNFFTLLSPFTVLGGVVFALIFLYHGATYLQLKVGEQTVLDRLHALAPKLGIAMIVATVLWVVYAYLTTGMFDKPICFALCAGAAVCMILSVLCNLKARHGIAFIFIALAIALTTVTVFAGLFPNIMISTLNPEWSLDIYNASSSPYTLKLMTIVAICLVPVVLAYQTWSFYVFRKRIKKEDVHY; from the coding sequence GTGGATTTAAATATCATTTGGTTTATTCTCGTTACCGTTCTATTCATCGGATTCTTCTTCCTGGAAGGGTTTGATTACGGTGTCGGCGCCTTGATTCCCATTGTCGGTAAGACCGATGAGGAAAAACGCGTGGTATTAAACACCATTGGGCCTTTCTGGGATGGAAATGAAGTGTGGCTGATCACAGCCGGTGGGGCTATCTTTGCAGCTTTTCCGCATGTGTATGCCACCTTGTTCAGCGGCTTTTACCTGGCCCTGTTCCTGATTCTTGTCTGCCTAATTTTACGCGCTTGCGGCATTGAATTCCGGTCTAAAAGAGCGGAAAGCAGCTGGCGCAACAACTGGGATAAAGTTATCTCAGTGACCTCCTTGCTCTCAGCCGTTCTTTGGGGCGTTGCTGTGGCAAACCTGGTTGCCGGTGTGCCCATTGATCAAAATATGGAATTTGTAGGCAATTTCTTCACCCTCTTGTCTCCCTTTACAGTGCTTGGCGGTGTTGTTTTTGCCCTGATCTTCCTGTATCATGGCGCAACCTACCTGCAACTGAAAGTTGGAGAACAGACGGTTTTGGATCGCTTACACGCCTTGGCGCCTAAATTGGGTATTGCAATGATTGTTGCAACGGTTCTTTGGGTGGTGTATGCTTATCTTACCACCGGTATGTTTGATAAACCGATTTGCTTCGCTCTTTGCGCCGGCGCTGCTGTTTGCATGATTCTTTCTGTATTGTGCAATTTAAAGGCTCGCCATGGGATTGCCTTTATCTTCATCGCTTTGGCCATCGCATTGACCACGGTCACTGTTTTTGCAGGGCTTTTCCCGAACATCATGATTTCCACTTTAAATCCTGAATGGTCTTTGGATATTTACAATGCGTCATCCAGTCCGTATACGCTGAAATTGATGACCATTGTAGCGATTTGCCTTGTACCGGTTGTGTTGGCTTATCAAACTTGGTCCTTTTACGTGTTCCGCAAACGGATCAAAAAGGAAGACGTTCATTATTAA
- a CDS encoding cytochrome ubiquinol oxidase subunit I, translating into MFEQLLLARWQFAVTTVYHFLFVPLTMGLPIMIALMQTKYVRTGDPKYKTMTKFWGKLFIINFVLGVATGLVQEFQFGMNWSGYARFMGDIFGAPLAIEALAAFFIESTFIGIWVFGWDRLPKKIHCLCIWLVAFASNLSAVWILIANSFMQNPVGYQIVTQDNGMERAEMSSFSEVITNPYVLHQFPHVFTAGLCTAAFFVLGISAYHLAKGQYKPVFQSSFKLAAVVAIIASLAVAGVGHVQTQYLGQEKPMKLAAMEALWEDTEGAPLALFAGIDQENGMNTTEIGLPKMLSFMANNDFNSEVKGINNLQEQYVAQYGDGNYIPDVFSMFWSFRIMVGAGSVMVLLALLALLVAWRKKYHAGGAVNVLYKILLPAMALPYLANTFGWLIAEMGRQPWIVYGLQKTEDAVSTAMPDAYVLITLVGFTLLYLVLAIIDVKLIVKYAKKIDDEAKEPMAKEEGSLWI; encoded by the coding sequence ATGTTTGAACAGTTGTTGTTGGCACGCTGGCAATTTGCGGTCACAACGGTGTATCATTTCTTGTTTGTCCCCTTAACCATGGGACTGCCGATTATGATTGCCTTGATGCAAACCAAGTATGTGCGCACCGGAGACCCTAAATACAAAACCATGACGAAATTTTGGGGTAAGTTATTTATTATTAACTTTGTATTAGGGGTTGCCACCGGGCTGGTACAGGAATTCCAGTTTGGGATGAACTGGTCCGGATATGCCCGCTTTATGGGGGATATTTTTGGTGCTCCGTTGGCCATTGAAGCGCTGGCGGCTTTCTTTATTGAATCGACGTTTATCGGCATTTGGGTCTTTGGTTGGGATCGGTTGCCGAAAAAAATTCATTGCCTTTGCATTTGGTTGGTGGCTTTTGCTTCCAACTTGTCCGCCGTTTGGATTTTGATTGCCAACTCTTTCATGCAAAATCCGGTCGGTTATCAGATTGTCACTCAAGACAATGGAATGGAGCGGGCAGAAATGTCAAGCTTCTCCGAAGTCATCACAAACCCCTACGTGCTTCACCAATTTCCACATGTTTTTACTGCTGGTCTCTGCACTGCCGCTTTCTTTGTCCTGGGCATCAGCGCTTACCACTTGGCCAAGGGTCAATATAAGCCGGTGTTCCAATCATCTTTTAAATTAGCTGCTGTTGTAGCCATCATTGCTTCCTTGGCTGTGGCCGGTGTCGGTCACGTCCAGACCCAGTACTTAGGTCAGGAAAAACCGATGAAGTTGGCTGCTATGGAAGCTTTATGGGAAGATACGGAAGGTGCCCCCTTAGCACTCTTTGCCGGTATTGATCAAGAAAACGGCATGAATACGACTGAAATTGGGCTTCCTAAGATGTTGTCCTTTATGGCCAATAATGATTTCAATTCAGAAGTTAAAGGGATCAACAACCTGCAAGAACAATATGTCGCCCAATATGGTGACGGCAACTATATTCCGGATGTTTTCAGCATGTTCTGGAGTTTCCGCATCATGGTTGGTGCCGGTAGTGTCATGGTCTTGCTGGCGCTCTTGGCCTTGCTTGTCGCTTGGCGGAAGAAATATCACGCCGGCGGCGCGGTGAATGTCCTCTATAAGATCCTGCTTCCGGCGATGGCCCTGCCTTATCTGGCCAACACTTTCGGATGGTTGATTGCTGAAATGGGCCGTCAGCCTTGGATCGTATATGGCTTGCAGAAAACCGAAGACGCTGTTTCCACAGCGATGCCGGACGCATATGTGCTCATTACCTTGGTTGGCTTTACCCTGCTTTACCTGGTATTGGCAATTATTGACGTGAAGCTTATTGTAAAATATGCGAAAAAAATTGACGATGAAGCCAAAGAACCTATGGCAAAAGAGGAGGGCTCATTGTGGATTTAA
- the cydD gene encoding thiol reductant ABC exporter subunit CydD: protein MVNKNLVKELKQAPGFFVGTILLALVGAFATVLEYWSLASLINGIIFTHADEQTLWANLLWTLVGLGLKVLARAMSDYFGLRLSEKVQGELRRALLEKVRRANPLETQSVSIGKLMSTYLEGVDSLAVYFHSYLPQLVKSCAIPVCFLIFILPRDWISGLILMVTLPLIPFFMILIGKWTQSMTRLQWDKLLTLAAYLQDVLRGLETLKVLGRSRQQGQRIAQVSETYRITTLRVQRWAFLSALVLELAATLSIAVVAVGLGLRLVNGELTYLPALFILLLAPEYYQPMRELGGFFHAGLDADEAAKDIYAFLARPDMMPAEAQLSTAFESLEFKNVSYTYPGADQPAVKNIQFSWHAGEKLALVGASGSGKTTLMHLALGFLRPTEGVILRNGQPLSEKGGNWGPSIGFVPQDPHVFRETIGENIAMCQAADKEKVRQAADRAGLSTLIADFPEGLDTPVGQGVHTLSGGQTALLALARVFYRSPEAIFLDEPTDHLDLKSEKKVLAALETLLADRSAFIIAHRLHTIRDADKVLVMSHGGIIEQGNYRTLMQEKGAFYALVGGERHA from the coding sequence TTGGTTAATAAAAATTTAGTAAAAGAATTAAAACAAGCGCCCGGCTTTTTTGTTGGGACCATTCTATTAGCCCTTGTCGGCGCTTTTGCCACAGTGTTGGAATATTGGTCTCTGGCCTCACTAATCAATGGCATTATTTTTACCCATGCCGATGAACAGACGCTCTGGGCAAACTTGTTGTGGACCTTGGTCGGGTTGGGACTAAAAGTTCTTGCGCGGGCAATGTCAGATTATTTTGGTCTGCGTTTGAGCGAAAAAGTTCAAGGAGAATTGCGTCGGGCCTTGTTGGAAAAAGTACGGCGAGCCAATCCACTGGAAACGCAATCGGTGTCAATCGGCAAGTTGATGAGCACTTATCTGGAAGGCGTTGACAGTTTGGCGGTTTATTTTCATAGCTACCTGCCACAACTGGTCAAGTCTTGTGCCATTCCTGTCTGTTTTTTGATTTTTATTTTACCACGTGATTGGATCAGCGGGCTTATACTGATGGTGACCTTGCCGCTTATTCCATTTTTTATGATTTTAATCGGTAAATGGACGCAGAGTATGACGCGCTTACAATGGGACAAATTATTGACCCTTGCCGCCTACTTGCAAGATGTTCTGCGCGGGCTCGAAACCCTTAAGGTTTTAGGCCGAAGCCGGCAACAAGGGCAGCGGATTGCCCAAGTGAGCGAAACTTATCGGATCACCACGCTGCGGGTACAGCGCTGGGCCTTCTTATCGGCCTTGGTGTTGGAACTGGCGGCAACCCTGTCTATTGCCGTTGTTGCCGTAGGGCTTGGCCTACGGTTGGTCAACGGCGAATTAACTTACCTGCCGGCGCTCTTTATTTTGCTTCTGGCCCCGGAATATTATCAACCTATGCGTGAACTGGGCGGATTTTTTCATGCAGGTTTGGATGCAGATGAAGCGGCAAAGGATATTTATGCCTTCTTGGCGCGTCCGGATATGATGCCGGCTGAGGCCCAGCTGTCGACAGCTTTTGAAAGCTTAGAATTTAAAAATGTATCCTATACGTATCCGGGAGCAGACCAACCAGCGGTCAAAAACATTCAATTCAGTTGGCATGCCGGCGAAAAATTAGCTCTTGTCGGGGCCAGCGGCAGCGGGAAAACGACGCTCATGCACTTGGCCTTGGGTTTCTTAAGGCCAACGGAAGGGGTCATTTTACGCAATGGCCAGCCCTTGTCCGAAAAGGGCGGTAACTGGGGCCCCTCCATCGGTTTTGTGCCGCAAGACCCCCATGTATTTCGTGAAACGATTGGCGAAAACATCGCCATGTGCCAGGCAGCTGATAAAGAAAAAGTTCGCCAAGCTGCTGATCGTGCCGGTTTAAGCACGCTTATTGCCGACTTTCCGGAAGGGCTGGATACCCCTGTCGGACAGGGGGTACACACCTTATCCGGCGGGCAAACAGCCTTGTTGGCTTTGGCCAGAGTTTTTTATCGTTCGCCGGAAGCCATTTTTTTAGATGAACCGACAGACCATCTGGATTTGAAGAGTGAGAAAAAGGTGCTGGCGGCGCTGGAAACGTTGCTGGCGGACCGGTCGGCATTTATCATCGCGCACCGCTTACACACCATTCGCGACGCGGATAAGGTATTGGTTATGTCGCATGGCGGTATCATTGAGCAAGGCAATTACCGGACGCTGATGCAAGAGAAGGGGGCTTTTTATGCCTTGGTGGGAGGTGAAAGACATGCATGA
- a CDS encoding metallophosphoesterase: MTTSKPVRSVWAIGDLHLSIGLRPELAKPMDIFGDFWQDHAEQIENAWRLAVGPEDIVLIPGDICWGNKPEDALPTLEWLAALPGQKILGRGNHDNWWQSIGRLREKLPPGVQIIHNDAVCIQGMAFGGSRGWSFFDQEGGHHQEKMMRREAMRLEASLSKFPQDASVRFALLHFPPFKRPGVPSIFTDILQKYQVNYCVYGHLHGDDCASFEPILMNSTKFQLVSSDYLDFSPQNIYNWY; encoded by the coding sequence TTGACGACGTCAAAACCAGTGCGATCGGTATGGGCTATTGGTGACTTGCATTTGTCCATTGGCTTGAGGCCGGAATTGGCAAAACCGATGGATATTTTTGGCGATTTTTGGCAAGACCATGCCGAACAGATTGAAAATGCCTGGCGCCTGGCGGTGGGGCCTGAGGACATCGTCCTCATTCCCGGTGATATTTGCTGGGGAAACAAACCGGAAGATGCTTTGCCGACGCTTGAATGGCTGGCGGCCCTCCCGGGGCAAAAAATACTTGGCCGCGGCAATCATGACAATTGGTGGCAGAGCATTGGGCGGCTTCGCGAAAAATTACCGCCGGGGGTGCAGATCATTCATAATGATGCGGTTTGTATCCAAGGAATGGCTTTCGGGGGTAGCCGGGGCTGGAGCTTCTTTGACCAGGAAGGGGGGCATCATCAGGAAAAAATGATGCGCCGTGAGGCCATGCGCTTGGAAGCCAGCTTATCAAAATTTCCACAAGATGCAAGCGTGCGATTTGCCTTATTGCACTTTCCCCCCTTTAAACGGCCGGGGGTGCCCAGCATTTTTACGGATATTTTACAAAAATATCAGGTGAATTATTGTGTTTATGGCCATCTTCATGGGGATGATTGTGCCTCATTTGAACCGATTTTAATGAATTCGACGAAATTTCAATTAGTTTCGTCAGATTATCTTGATTTTTCTCCGCAAAATATTTATAATTGGTATTGA
- a CDS encoding tRNA (adenine(22)-N(1))-methyltransferase, translating into MSLSERLEAIAAYVPKGGTLADIACDHALLARSLTARGHVSKAIAADLRAEPLRRAKVAAQSEGLSSERLIFRQGNGLEILAPGECDVIVISGVGGKLIQKMLDQVPQVVDQAKRLILSPQRSPWMVRRWASEHQFRIVDERVIMENGYFYEVIVLEPGSAGPPLSDVAIHLGPVLAAGEDLFTRQYLAWRKEADQRALAHMRKVAAENPAVQAKIDYLLCIWQSWEEEYDGFNG; encoded by the coding sequence ATGAGCCTGTCTGAACGGTTGGAGGCTATTGCCGCTTACGTTCCAAAAGGGGGGACCCTTGCAGATATTGCCTGTGACCATGCCCTCTTGGCCCGGTCTTTAACGGCACGTGGCCATGTGTCCAAGGCCATTGCCGCTGATTTGCGCGCGGAGCCTTTGCGCCGCGCAAAGGTTGCGGCGCAGTCGGAAGGCCTTTCAAGTGAACGGTTGATTTTTCGCCAGGGAAATGGCTTGGAAATTTTGGCGCCTGGAGAATGTGATGTGATCGTTATTTCCGGTGTTGGTGGTAAGTTGATCCAAAAAATGCTGGACCAGGTGCCGCAGGTGGTGGACCAGGCCAAGCGGCTCATTCTTTCACCCCAGCGGTCGCCCTGGATGGTGCGTCGGTGGGCCTCTGAACATCAATTCAGGATTGTCGATGAACGCGTTATCATGGAAAATGGTTATTTTTATGAGGTGATTGTCTTGGAGCCCGGGTCTGCTGGCCCCCCGTTAAGTGATGTGGCCATTCACTTAGGGCCAGTATTGGCCGCTGGAGAGGATCTGTTCACGCGGCAATATTTGGCCTGGCGAAAAGAGGCTGATCAGCGGGCTCTGGCGCATATGCGTAAGGTGGCGGCAGAAAATCCGGCAGTTCAAGCAAAAATTGACTATTTGCTGTGCATTTGGCAAAGCTGGGAGGAAGAATATGACGGTTTTAATGGCTGA
- a CDS encoding Nif3-like dinuclear metal center hexameric protein, producing MTVLMADVISAMNDMAPQALAESWDNPGLACGHPGQEVRKVWLALTPTMDVLTRARNEGCDAIITHHPLIFKPVASLAETASPARELTYLIRGQMALFSAHTNLDICPGGVNDVLAEHLGLTDLKPLTVERVEGFYKLRAFVPETHLEVVKKALFAAGAGAQGDYDRCAWQVLGEGQFRPREQAQPFLGRAGHVSTVAEHCLEVLVSEPNLADVCAALKKAHPYEEVAYDIFREEKQGKALGLGRIGQLPSAVSLETFSAQVAKNLKAAVRTSPDRERLIQRVAVCGGAASGYLAQAKAAGADCYVTGDLSYHDFQKAMELDIALIDGTHFATERPVLSAVRDHLQNCFGDQVDIMIDGQEKNQFM from the coding sequence ATGACGGTTTTAATGGCTGATGTCATATCGGCAATGAATGATATGGCGCCGCAAGCCTTGGCAGAGTCCTGGGATAATCCGGGCTTGGCCTGTGGTCATCCGGGCCAGGAAGTTCGCAAGGTCTGGCTGGCATTGACGCCGACCATGGATGTGCTCACCCGCGCCCGGAACGAGGGATGTGATGCGATTATTACCCACCATCCGCTTATTTTTAAACCAGTGGCATCACTGGCGGAAACGGCCTCTCCGGCACGAGAACTGACCTATTTGATCCGTGGACAGATGGCTCTTTTTTCAGCACATACCAACTTGGATATTTGTCCGGGCGGCGTTAACGATGTATTGGCCGAACACTTGGGCCTGACAGACCTTAAACCGCTTACGGTGGAAAGGGTAGAGGGCTTCTACAAATTGCGTGCTTTCGTCCCGGAAACCCACCTGGAAGTGGTCAAAAAAGCCTTATTTGCCGCAGGTGCCGGCGCACAGGGCGATTATGACCGTTGTGCCTGGCAAGTGCTTGGCGAGGGGCAGTTCCGTCCAAGAGAGCAAGCTCAACCCTTCTTGGGAAGGGCCGGTCATGTTTCTACCGTTGCCGAACACTGTCTGGAAGTGTTGGTTTCTGAACCAAACCTGGCTGATGTGTGTGCAGCGTTAAAAAAAGCACATCCCTATGAAGAAGTTGCCTACGATATTTTCCGGGAAGAAAAGCAAGGTAAGGCGTTGGGTTTGGGACGCATTGGCCAATTGCCATCTGCTGTGTCCCTTGAAACGTTCAGCGCACAAGTGGCGAAAAATTTGAAGGCAGCCGTGCGAACCAGTCCTGACAGGGAACGGTTGATTCAACGGGTGGCCGTTTGCGGTGGTGCCGCATCCGGCTACCTTGCCCAAGCTAAAGCTGCCGGTGCCGATTGCTATGTCACCGGTGATCTCAGTTACCACGATTTTCAGAAAGCGATGGAATTGGACATTGCTCTGATTGACGGGACCCATTTTGCCACCGAGCGACCGGTCTTGTCGGCAGTTCGGGACCACTTGCAAAATTGTTTTGGTGACCAAGTGGATATTATGATTGATGGACAAGAAAAAAATCAATTTATGTGA